One window of Thermocoleostomius sinensis A174 genomic DNA carries:
- a CDS encoding lecithin retinol acyltransferase family protein, translating into MARGDQIYVLRPLMGMDGVYEHHGIDCGDGTVIHYSKSGDEAEIARTSYEAFSWGKPVFVKHYATSYVPDVVVARAESRLGERQYNLLSNNCEHFANWCKTGRNESYQLAEYGLDATRLSPIASRQLVTEATQEGDPLKAMELYTQALGNLTATQNRLQAQYNQAQDQVLTWHRVADLALKQGREDLARAALERKVTYKQQATKLQAQIAQLIETQETIKRNSAGLKQKITSHL; encoded by the coding sequence ATGGCACGCGGCGATCAAATTTATGTACTGCGCCCTTTGATGGGAATGGACGGCGTCTACGAACACCACGGCATCGATTGTGGCGATGGCACAGTAATTCACTACTCGAAAAGTGGTGATGAGGCAGAGATTGCTCGCACCTCTTACGAAGCGTTCAGTTGGGGCAAGCCAGTGTTTGTCAAGCACTATGCAACATCCTATGTCCCCGATGTAGTAGTAGCACGAGCAGAGAGCCGATTGGGAGAACGTCAATACAACTTGCTGTCGAACAATTGCGAACATTTTGCCAATTGGTGCAAAACGGGTCGCAACGAAAGCTACCAGTTGGCTGAATATGGACTGGATGCAACTCGGCTTAGCCCGATCGCATCGCGGCAGCTTGTCACAGAGGCAACTCAAGAGGGCGATCCACTCAAAGCTATGGAACTGTATACTCAGGCTCTCGGCAATTTAACCGCGACGCAAAATCGCTTACAAGCCCAATATAATCAAGCGCAAGATCAGGTGCTGACGTGGCATCGAGTGGCAGATTTGGCTTTGAAGCAGGGACGAGAAGACTTGGCACGGGCAGCATTAGAGCGGAAGGTGACCTACAAGCAACAGGCCACAAAACTACAGGCGCAAATTGCCCAACTGATTGAAACGCAAGAAACGATCAAACGCAACAGTGCTGGTTTGAAGCAGAAAATCACTTCCCATCTTTGA
- a CDS encoding GlsB/YeaQ/YmgE family stress response membrane protein — MNILAWIVLGLIAGAIAKALYPGHQGGGILGTLILGVIGAFVGGSLYNLLTTGTLSLTAAGLSIGGIIVAIIGAMIALFIYYAATRRSAL; from the coding sequence ATGAATATCTTGGCTTGGATTGTATTAGGTTTGATCGCTGGCGCTATTGCAAAGGCTCTTTATCCCGGACATCAAGGCGGCGGCATTCTTGGTACATTAATTCTGGGTGTTATTGGTGCGTTTGTTGGCGGTTCTCTCTATAACCTGCTGACCACCGGAACCCTATCGCTGACGGCAGCCGGTCTCAGCATTGGGGGTATCATCGTAGCCATTATTGGTGCCATGATTGCTTTGTTCATCTACTATGCTGCAACGCGCCGTAGCGCACTCTAA
- a CDS encoding DUF3370 domain-containing protein, with protein MNGIAAILSLLLAQTPAPPPPSPQETVRLQEVRALPGQLDDVLVFNSNSPELIGTEGILLSTFPADGKQYPTAHLNLALQGRFDIFAHHVFRALSPEDLRSVYLGVVAYNPGIEPVTIEVLQAASYLSQPDAPFIDLPSSVDNAAGNVYAGPGSRVMNDVLRGQRQTMFPPTIVIPPQSYQLLLNLPIPVATLDPPLNGRSTLMRVRSSGPVYVASLALMARDTDEGSERAPDLAEWQALLETGDLAGPRDRPPTLLDNTAPINEIIYGRVAGVAQGSRWQAQVTDRPTNAELTIPEPGRAFSYGLSTLVRGRLGTEQVQTAPLLVRYPDTAYQAHGNYGIQYDLTLPLHNPSTEARTVTIALETPIKEDILTEAGLRFFDPLPTQTFFRGTVRIRFTDDRGLPQTRYVHLVQRRGQMGDALAVLNLAAGERRLVEVSFLYPPDSTPPQVLTLQTLP; from the coding sequence ATGAACGGCATTGCTGCGATTCTGTCACTGCTTTTGGCTCAAACTCCTGCGCCACCGCCTCCTTCCCCACAAGAAACAGTACGCTTGCAAGAAGTGCGAGCGTTGCCAGGGCAACTAGATGACGTACTCGTTTTTAACAGCAATAGCCCAGAGTTAATTGGAACAGAAGGTATTTTGCTGTCTACTTTTCCTGCCGATGGCAAGCAATACCCGACTGCCCATCTCAATCTTGCGCTGCAAGGGCGCTTTGATATTTTTGCTCACCATGTCTTTAGGGCATTGTCTCCTGAAGATCTGCGTAGCGTGTACTTAGGAGTGGTTGCCTACAATCCAGGAATAGAACCTGTCACGATCGAGGTTTTGCAAGCAGCTAGCTATCTTAGTCAACCCGATGCTCCCTTTATTGATCTACCCTCGTCGGTTGATAATGCAGCGGGCAATGTGTACGCCGGGCCAGGCAGCCGGGTCATGAACGACGTGCTGCGGGGTCAGCGACAGACCATGTTTCCACCCACGATCGTGATTCCGCCCCAATCCTATCAACTGCTGCTAAATCTGCCGATTCCGGTGGCAACGCTCGACCCACCGTTGAATGGGCGATCGACCCTGATGCGAGTGCGGAGTAGTGGCCCGGTGTATGTAGCCAGTTTGGCGCTGATGGCTAGGGACACCGATGAGGGCAGCGAACGTGCTCCCGATCTGGCAGAATGGCAAGCATTGTTGGAAACAGGCGACTTGGCTGGCCCACGCGATCGTCCTCCGACATTGCTAGATAACACGGCTCCGATTAACGAAATTATCTATGGCCGAGTGGCAGGAGTGGCGCAGGGGTCCCGATGGCAAGCACAGGTCACCGATCGCCCTACCAACGCTGAACTCACCATTCCTGAACCGGGTCGTGCCTTTTCCTATGGGCTGAGTACTTTAGTGCGTGGTCGATTGGGAACCGAACAAGTGCAAACAGCCCCGTTGCTGGTGCGCTATCCTGACACAGCCTATCAGGCCCACGGCAATTATGGGATTCAGTATGATCTCACCTTGCCGTTGCACAATCCCAGTACTGAGGCTCGGACGGTGACAATTGCCCTGGAAACCCCAATCAAAGAAGATATATTAACGGAAGCTGGCTTGCGTTTTTTTGATCCATTGCCCACCCAAACCTTTTTTCGAGGAACTGTTCGGATTCGCTTTACGGACGATCGCGGCTTACCACAAACTCGCTATGTGCATTTAGTGCAACGTCGGGGACAAATGGGCGATGCGTTGGCCGTCCTCAACTTAGCGGCCGGCGAGCGGCGCTTGGTGGAGGTGAGTTTTCTGTATCCACCCGACTCAACCCCACCCCAAGTTTTGACCCTTCAAACCTTACCCTAA
- a CDS encoding S-(hydroxymethyl)glutathione dehydrogenase/class III alcohol dehydrogenase, whose protein sequence is MDVKAAVAYAAGEPLSIETIQLEGPKEGEVLVEIKATGVCHTDAYTLSGKDPEGLFPTILGHEGAGIVVEVGEGVKSVKPGDHVIPLYTPECRQCKFCLSQKTNLCQAIRATQGKGLMPDGTSRFSVNGKPLYHYMGTSTFANYTVLPEIAVAKIREDAPFDKVCYIGCGVTTGIGAVIFTAKVEPGAKVVVFGLGGIGLNVIQGCRMVGADRIVGVDLNPSKRSIAEQFGMTHFVNPKEIRGDLVAHLIELTDGGADYSFECIGNVQVMRQALECCHKGWGVCTIIGVAGAGEEISTRPFQLVTGRVWKGSAFGGARGRTDVPKIVDWYMDHKINIDDLITHTLPLNQINDAFDLMHHGESIRSVVLFD, encoded by the coding sequence ATGGATGTTAAAGCTGCTGTTGCCTATGCTGCGGGTGAACCGCTGAGCATTGAAACCATTCAGCTTGAGGGACCCAAAGAAGGCGAAGTCCTGGTTGAAATTAAAGCCACAGGAGTCTGTCACACCGACGCTTATACGTTGTCCGGTAAAGATCCCGAAGGTCTATTTCCGACCATCCTGGGACATGAAGGGGCGGGCATTGTAGTGGAGGTTGGTGAGGGCGTCAAAAGCGTCAAACCCGGCGATCATGTGATTCCGCTTTACACCCCGGAATGTCGGCAGTGTAAGTTTTGCCTCAGCCAGAAAACGAATCTATGTCAGGCAATTCGAGCGACGCAGGGCAAAGGTCTCATGCCCGATGGCACCAGCCGTTTCTCAGTCAATGGCAAGCCACTCTATCACTATATGGGCACATCCACGTTTGCGAACTACACCGTGCTGCCAGAAATTGCCGTAGCCAAAATTCGCGAAGATGCACCGTTCGATAAGGTTTGCTACATCGGTTGTGGTGTGACCACAGGAATCGGAGCCGTGATCTTTACCGCCAAAGTGGAACCGGGGGCAAAAGTGGTTGTGTTTGGCTTGGGCGGCATTGGACTGAACGTGATTCAGGGCTGTCGCATGGTGGGAGCCGATAGAATTGTGGGCGTCGATCTCAACCCCAGCAAGCGATCGATCGCCGAGCAATTCGGCATGACCCATTTCGTTAACCCTAAGGAAATTAGGGGTGATCTGGTGGCGCACTTAATCGAACTGACCGATGGCGGAGCGGATTATTCCTTCGAGTGCATCGGAAATGTGCAGGTAATGCGACAAGCGCTGGAGTGTTGCCATAAAGGCTGGGGCGTTTGTACCATCATTGGAGTTGCAGGAGCAGGCGAAGAAATCAGTACACGGCCATTTCAACTGGTGACAGGTCGGGTGTGGAAAGGCAGCGCCTTTGGAGGGGCCAGAGGCCGCACCGATGTACCGAAGATCGTGGATTGGTATATGGATCACAAAATCAACATTGACGATTTGATTACGCATACGCTGCCGCTGAACCAGATCAACGACGCCTTTGACCTGATGCATCACGGCGAGTCGATTCGCAGTGTCGTGTTATTTGATTAG